The sequence AGGGTTTCTTTGAATCCGAGAGCTGGGTTATCATAAAAATGATTGCAGCAGCAATCGAAATAGGGCTCCTCCTGCAAGATAAGAAGCATACTGTTGGCATAGATCTTTTGAGTTATGAACAGGTAACGCGACTAAACTGAGCAGTTTCCCATCAATTGGGGAACACACACAATCTTGTCGGGTATTTCATCAACGCATTTTCAAGCCATATCTTATATTTAGGTACAACAAAGGATGAATTGTGATCGTGCTTCCggcaaaaactaaaattttctaACTTCCAAAGATATAGCTACAAAATTAACATATACAAACACGAGGCATTTGGACGTTTGAGAAAATTAAAAACACTGATCTCCGTTCCAAAAGTGAGAATAACATGGTATCATCAATTGTGGATTAAGAGGACCATACACTGAATGTAACAAACATTTTGCATCATACTTTATCTTGAGTGAAGAACATTAACATTATCACCAAATGGAGTGATCTTTATTTTATGATCTCCAACAAATTCAAGATATAATACATTTTGTCCATTAATCACTGTTTTAGAACACAAAACTGCAAAATACAAGTGACATGTTTATAAAAAGTTTTTGAGATGTAAAGTTATCAATACTTTGGTTTGGGGGATTCAAAGGTTTCAGGTTCATTGCAAGCGCACTCCCATGTAAGAGCAAGGCCAGGCGACTGCCTAGAATACAACATATAACAAAACTATTTCCTGGAAAATATATTTAAGGTTCCAAGAAGAGTAGAGTATGCCTTATATCATAGTCCCCAGACTTCTGGACAGTTTCCTGAACAGCTTTGACCTCTTCGTTACTCATACCAAGATTTGAACAAAAGCGTCTCTGCAACACCCGAAGGCGTGGGAAAGTGAGATAGCCCTCAAAACAAGAAGAATTTTTACAACAAGAAAGCACATAGGAAATGCTTGGAATTGACAAGAATAGATCAAATTGGTCTTGTTGTGAACAAATTTAAATATGAGGAACCCTTACCAGATAGTCCCCTGCATGTATGGTTCCCATCTCCATGGATTCGCCCATCTCAACCTTTAGCTGCTTCACAATAAATTCTTTTGCTCTTCCAATTTCTTTCTTTGTAGCTCCTCCAGCAACCATTGAGCAAATTTCTGGTAGAGACTCAGATTCAGAGACCTTCACAAACTACATTAAAGTAAAATACAATTCACATGATCAAGGGGAACACCTTTTACTGTGCGTGGCTTGCCTTCTTGCCGACAAGCAATATAAATGCAGCCAGCCACTAAAGCCTCCAAGTTTCTTCCTCTTGTACACTTCTGATCCTCCAACCTTTTATATAGTTCGCTAGCCCGGTCCTTCAACGAAAAGCACAATACAGAAGGTGTGGAAGGGcttgaaaatttcaaatgttGACCAAGCTAACTAGCCTATGAGGAACTGTTGGGAATGTGCGAAAACTTTTATGTGTCGCGATATCACAAAGTTAGCACCCGAATAAGGGGCTATTTCATtaggaaataatttaaaagctGTAGAGCTAATCATTATCTGAAATGAGAAAGTCAGACAGGAACGGAAGTAACCCGTGACCTACACATGGGTAGGATCCGAAGGTTAGTAGTCGGTAATCAGTAAGTTACGGGTGAGCAATTGCAACCATTCtggtcattttttaaaatattttttaagcaaACAGCTTTTAAATCATGAATGaagaaattttttagaaaatgtatTTTATGATGAACACTGAACAGTGATAAGAACTTTGATCAGTAGagagtttcaaaaaaaaaattaagagaatttttaatattcgttgtattttgaattattttagaATTATGAGTATTGTGGCACCTATATAAACTGAAACAATTATGTGACAATAACATTTCGAGCCCTAATCCTTGTTGTGGACTTGGGACGGCGGACCAACTCTATCTATATATGACTTTTTGGCGGCgagataaaataaatacataagtGTGATCCATGGCGAATAAATGAGGATTTTCCATTACACACTCGATCAAGATGTATATTTATGTAATTACTTGTGAAATAACATGTTTGGTAATCATGACAATATAAGTATCATTGTTTTGTTCATCGGATTATTTCACAAAACAAAgattatattatgtatttttcatttaatttaatttcatatcTGTGCCAATATATTGTAATATTTAAGTCTTTAGATAAGGCAAGAAATTAAGACTAATGAGGAGGTCTAAAAGAAAGTACTCAAGAATTCAGAAGGGCTAGACGTAATTTAACAGGTATAAATCAAATAAGCTAGGTGAAATTAGAAGTTGGAAGTTGATCAGAACTAAGAAAATTTATGATTGGTATCTTCAAAATTTAAGACAAGTTATTGGTTCCGAGACGtaataaactcaaattttatttagatttatttGCCTATTCTGTCATTTTTCATACATCATGTCCCAACCGTTTCCTCAATTGAGAGAGTTCAGTTTTTATTTTAGTACAGTAAATTTTTTCACTCGTTAGTTCTCATAAAATAAGCTTAATTATacacttaaaagtatttttgggaaaattagaaataagaaGTCCTGTTTAGATCATTGTTCACACACAAATAAAATTCTAAGAGAACCTTTTTATTAGCAATGGTCACGATGGGCGGTTCATTTTCGGTTCCAAAATTCTGGTTGGGACAGGGCATCACATGgtgttaaaatttaaaaagaactGCAGACAATTTGACATGCCAAGCAtagaaaaaatcattaaaactaCATAGATTGTCAGCCTTTGTCATTTGATAAATTTTCTCACCAGCAAACAAAGTTTTGACTAATGTCAGATATAAACTTGTTACAAACCATAAACAACATATCGTGGAAACTTTTCGTCATCTCCAGaacagataaaaaaataatagcaACTTAAAAGGGAAATGAAAGTGACAAAAGAGACATGCGTGAAGTATGACAAACAAATTCCTAATGAATGGAGAGTATATATTTTACGTAAAATTTGACGAAACAAAATTGAAGCCACAAGCATACCTTAATTGTTGTTACAAGACTCAACCTGGACAGAGGGAAAAAATCTAGTGTTAGAAGTGTTCATCAGAAATCCTATCAATTTATCCCATGATTGATGTAAATAAACTAAATCTAAATTAACCATAAATGTATCATATccttatttttaaataacaaaatctccAGCCCACTATTTATCACCCATACGGAAATCTAAAAATCATGCCGTCAATAGAGTTCAAGTTTTATTCAGAATACTCATAACTAAAAGACACTTGTTTATCTATCTAAAAATTTATCCGTGTTTCTAGCATGACACCTTTGATGTACGGCAGCAGTTTAGCACTGTGAGATCTTTGTCCCTATGATCTATGCGCATAAAACCACCATATCGCAAACCAAGACACCAACAACTAAGATTCTAACACACTATTACTGCGACCAGAAGCATAAAGTAAACCAGCTAATCCAAAAACACACAGACCGCCAAACATGAACAGCTAAGAGGCAAGAAAAACAATTTCATCTGACACCATAAAAATTTCAATGTACAACCAAAACCCTAAACGACTAACCCCCAAACAATCCTAACCAATGAGGGGAAAAAGGTGATAAAATCCAATTTTAAATCGCAGCCAATATCGACCTCCCGGGAACAAGATCGCATCAAAGCTCCAATCTTTATCTTCCTCTGAGTCCTAACCAATAAGTACCATCCAAACAACAGAGTGGTAATTCACAAAACCATAAAATCtaaaccaaaacaaaataaaccCACCTATCAGCCATGCTAGAAATAGTCTTGAAGGCCAATACTATAGCCCGGTCTGGATCCCCACCCCGATTCTGCAAGCGGGCCAGAGATGAATCCGCATTGGAACCATTAGCACTCCGAGAAATAACGGTAGAAAGAGCAGCGTCAGCCAAGAAGGGGTTAACCGGTCCACCGACACGATTGGGATCGTGATCACCGGACTCATCGGCGAAGGTGCGCCACTCGGATGACTCGTCGATGGAGCGAGATTCGAGTACAAGGCCGCATTCGGAGCAGACCGTGTCCCCTGCGGCGTGATCAAACACCACCTCTGTATTTCGCTTGCAGTCTGTACAGTAGGTGTCAGACATGGTTTGGGTCAACCCGAAAGATTTCTCGTCAAGCGGGGGCAAAGGGAAAGAAACTGGGAGAAATGAAATGCCGGAAGGAAATATCTCAATTCGAAGTTGTTTGTTTTATTACAATctatctaataatttttttctacataaaactatcaataaaaaaaattattttgtattttgagaCACTTCCCTTTTTAGTtcttgattgattgatattgtCCATATGATTTTAATCGACACATCATATTCCGAATTCacttaaa comes from Primulina huaijiensis isolate GDHJ02 chromosome 5, ASM1229523v2, whole genome shotgun sequence and encodes:
- the LOC140977389 gene encoding transcription initiation factor IIB-2-like — translated: MSDTYCTDCKRNTEVVFDHAAGDTVCSECGLVLESRSIDESSEWRTFADESGDHDPNRVGGPVNPFLADAALSTVISRSANGSNADSSLARLQNRGGDPDRAIVLAFKTISSMADRLSLVTTIKDRASELYKRLEDQKCTRGRNLEALVAGCIYIACRQEGKPRTVKEICSMVAGGATKKEIGRAKEFIVKQLKVEMGESMEMGTIHAGDYLRRFCSNLGMSNEEVKAVQETVQKSGDYDIRRSPISIAAAIIFMITQLSDSKKPLRDISIATTVAEGTIKNSYRDLYPHAAKIIPEWYAKERDVKNLSIPKA